In Kryptolebias marmoratus isolate JLee-2015 linkage group LG2, ASM164957v2, whole genome shotgun sequence, the genomic stretch TTTGGCTCTTTTGTTAAGGCAAAATGTTTGgcacttgacaaaaaaaaaaaatcctgatttcATCTTCGGGGGCTCTAAAAGCGATTTGTCCACAGCAGGTCACAACCAATCTGCTAAAGTGATTTTGTCCGAAAAGTATTTTTGGAACCGGAATGTTGGAGATGGGATGAGGACTCTTAATCTCAAATCAattcaaatagatttttttgtttgttttaccaaacagcaaacaacaagTTAGctgaataaaactttgtttgctTTCGACTTTCTACCCAGAAACCCAGCTGTGTGTGGTGGTCTTCACCCCATGCGAGAAGCTTTGTTGGGTCACGACTGGCTCGAAGTTGAAGTCCAGCGAGTCCCCGTCCATGAGAGTGTCGTGTAGGACTGTCTCCATGTCAAACTCAAACTTCTCGATGGACATGTCGTCCAGATCGCTGGGAAGTTTCTCTGCGTGCAAGGGTGCTGACATGCCTGCTCGGCCGTATCCGTTGGTGTTAAGAGGACAGAAGCTGCCGGGCATGCCTCCCCCGCTGAGGTGGCCAGGGAGGCCATAAGGCATCTGCATGGGGCTTTTGGCTGTTGGCAAACGCGTGGTGCCCCCGCTGTAGCTCAGAGACATGAGCAGGCGGCCATTCATAGCTGGTGATGTGGCCGAGGCTTGGCTGTGGACgttgtgggggtgggggtgagaaAGACCGTGTGGGTGACTGTTCCCTCCCGCCATGAGTTTGACTGCATGCTGGCTGCTGTTGTACGGTGGCAGCATGCAGCCTCCACTGGACTGAGACACCACAGTGTCCACTGACGGCATGAGTTCTCCATGCTGGTCATTATCAGACGtcagcagctccttcagaaGCCCTGCGGGGCAGTTATACTGACCCATACTGGACCCAAAGCTGGGCTTACTCTCTGACAGAGTCTGCAGTGGCATGGACGGCAGGGCGTTCATTCCAGCTTGGCCGTATACGCACTTGTGGTAGTCCTGCTGTGACTGTGAGCCCATGCTGGGGGAGCTGTAGGCTGGGTACCCAGGGCTTGGCTGCATCATCGGGGAAGGGGAGGACTGGGAGGAGCCAGGGGTCGTCGCCCCTCCTCCAACCTGAGAGTTGTTGGGTGAGAGCAAGTTCAGGTTGTCCAGAAGGTTCTCCATGACGTTCTCGGAGCTGTGTCCCAGAGAGCCCGTCATTTCTGTGAGGCTGGGCAGGGTGGCCGTCATTTTGGGCCCTGGAGCTCCTGGGTACCCCATGTGCACTTCAGCTTCTCCCAGGTCATCCTCAGGCACGAACGGTGAGAGGCGGCCGCTCAAGGTGCTGGCGTTGGAGCTGGTCCGAGGCCTAAAGCTGCTCCAGGCATCATAGTCATCGTTACTGTGGGAGTTGGGGCTGCCAGGCCATTTGGAGTAGGAGCCTGGGCTGTCTGCACCTCCATCAGGACCACCCTGCAGAGTCAACTGGGATGGGGACAGAGAGACACTCAGTGTACCAGCAATAAAATATGCTTCAAAGAACACTCATTTGGACAGAAATGACATTTATTAGAAGCTGTAATAGTGTCAAATTCATCATAATAACCACTGTTGCTTGCTGTTTTTGAATTCAACTACATcttgtttctattttattgggtttttaaacatcaaacatttGTGGAAAATTTAGAGtagtaaaaccttaaaataattATGTGACCTAATAATACAGTACACACAGAGTAAAGGCACCCTTTAGGAgcctggtcagaattaaatcaTCAAAAGCCAAGtcaagtaaaaaatatattttattaggtCATCTccatgtctaaaaaaaaagcacaaaaatctTTGATTGATTTACCTTTTTCTTTGCTGCTCTTCCTCTGCTCTTTGTGAATTTGCTGTTATTGTCCATGGAGGCAGCCCTGCGTCGCGGGGACTTTCCACTTTTCCCGCCCTCTGGGTTTAGCATCCACCATGAGCTCTTCCCCGTCCCCTCATTCTGGACGCGGATGAAGCGGCTGTGCAGAGACAGGTTGTGTCTAATGGAGTTCTAAAGGGGAGGgagaaagatggaaaaaaaaaaaaggataggTGAGGAGTGCACACAAACAGGGAGATTTGCCCTTTTCCCAAAACACCTCTGATGTGCTTTATCATACGAGTGCAAATCCATCCGTACAGGTGGCAGCCTTTAAAAACATGCTCGCCTTGACAATTGACTTatgaggagaaagaggaggttTTTAAGGTCATTCAACAATCCCATTCTGTttgctttctaaaaaaaaaaaacacgtgcACAAGCACACACTCCATAGATGTCAGGGAGTTTACTCCATGAGCAACACATCCTGAACAAATACACTGTAAAAGTGGGCTTTCCCTACCAAAAACACCGAGGCCTTTTGTAAAACGCCACAAAACCAACAGTCACATTCCACCTGACAATGTGTCTCGTCCAAACTAGCACAATATCAAAGGGAGGAAACAGACTAATCTTTCTTCCTTGCAGACACATTAATGCTAAGCTCTGACGTTGCTTAGTGACACCACCAGTGGAAAAACTAATTTTTGAGCAGGAAGCTAGTGAAGCGTTATAAAAACAGGGCAAACAAAAGAGCCAGAATATTGGGCGAATGTCTGCTGAGCAAACCACAGAAAGTGAGACATCATTTCTCTCCTGCTGTACTCTGATGCTCAAGTTACAGGACGCTTAAGACCTCATTTGTTTGCCACCCTGTTATAGTTTTCAAACTATATACCAACAGCAGGGATTGGCTTCTATTCTGCCTCCGCATCATTCTCCGTCCACATAAAATCATGAGCCTTATCCAGACATTACTGTGCCTGCATAGAGCTTGTTGTTTTGAAGGAAAGTCTGGAACTCccaacactcacacacacactcacacgcagAGCTTAGCGTGCGTAGCGGCCAACGTCATTGAGCCTTTTGCCCGCTGTGAGTCACCGCTTCACATCTGGTTCACAGTCTGCAGCCTCTGAGCTGCCTTCACCTCTGCTTCTCCTCACCTCAAAAATCTGCTCTCCTTTCCAACTCTGAAATTTGTCCCCTCTCCAATGTACAGCCCAAATATTGATGAATTTCTAAAGCaagctttaaatattttgatgagaaacttaaaaagaaaatacacgtACACTATTCTAACCCTCAAAAATGTTGTTGTAAACTTGTGCCAGTCCCTTCAAAACCCCAGAGCTATCAGATTTCTTGTGATATAAAAGAGAGCAAAAGAAGGATGAAAGGGTTTTCTTTCCATCTAGAGCTGAACTACCCTGGGGTTGAGATACTTGcaagaaactgaaaatgtcaaaagtcAAGAAGGCAGGTTATCTTGACTTTGAAACTTTGTGATTACTTTTCCATGATGTAACTGAGAAACACCTTCGTGACACCTCTAGCTGTTTGATCCTCACATCTTTCAAAGTCTTTAAGACCATAAATTACTTCACCTAAAATATCACTATTAAACAGAAACCACTCCATTTCTTCTTTATCTCCTCTCCTGCTTTCCGTCCCATTTATCCAGCTCGTTCTTTTCCTCTCAGCCTCCCAGGCACATGAGAGTCCATACAAACACTGGTTCTTTTACAAATGAATGTAATTACCCTTGAATCAAATGATCCAACTGCTTCAGCCAGTAGACTTAGGCTAGTTTGCATGATTTAAAGTACGTGACGGGCCTTCCTTAATTAGCCTAGCAAATGgtcaccccccctcctcctttgcCCACATCAGTAACTGTGACAAAAGGCGAGGAGTAAAGTCTTGTCATGAGCCGCTCTTTCCCATGACTGCTAAAGAGTGCTGCTGGTTTCAGCTGCGCTGCAGTAAGGAATGACTGTAATGTGCACGAAGACGCCGGGTTGTCCTGAGATGGCCCCTTCATCATCCTGATGACAGGAAGGAAAATCTCGCAGCTAAAGTCTCAGAGGCTTTTGGCTCGTGTGACAGTTAAAACTCAGGGTGCGATGATctagaacattttaaaaggcaGTTCAGAAGTACTGATGTGAGAGGGGGAGCAGATGTGAGGGGACATTAAAGCGCTCTGATGGGAAATACCGAAACCTGCAGAACTCTGTGTGCCCTGTGGAGAGTGTGGCTCAGGGTGTCTGGTGTGGCCAGTGGAAATGCCTCATCTCccgctgtgtgtgtgagggagtgCCAGCTCGTGCTTTCACTGGAATGGCTGTACGACAAACAGCAGCACTATATGGTTTTGATTTTGCAGCTCACTCAACTGCAGCCAGCGATGGTGGTTACAAACACACGCAACTAAAAGTCAGAGGCacttttatataataaaatccCTTTGAGGTGATAATTGCAGTACATGTCTATAAACAGATACAAGtacttttttgattttttcatCCAGTAAATTCCTTTGGAACCTGAGACACTATGTGACACAGATTTATCTCTGGCTTAAGTACACAGGAATCCAAACATTCCAGCTAATCGCTGTGTGTAAAGTTCAATTGTAATCTCAGCCAACTCACTAGTATCTTTTAGGAAACAGTAAATGCAGGATTCCCAGCCAGGCAGTCATCACAATCAACATTCCTCTGCAAGGTTACAACACCCACAATTTCACAGAAGTGAACTTTGATTGTAGTCGCTGGAGGACGTTCATATCTTGTGTAATAAAAAGTGATAATGACAGTTGCTCTGTGtaccatcagaaaaaaaattaaataaaacaaacaaacaaaaataaaaaaaatgaaaaattgtgAATGCGgacagctgaatgactgctgaaatttgtggAAGCTTAAACCTAGTTGTTAAACCTCAAAGATGCAGAACACTTGCTAAAAGTAATTAATACAATAATAATTGTTTGTATTCAAAATCCTGCAGTGTTGATGAAGAGAATATCTTCTTTGCACTGAGATATGTAGCCATAATAATCAGGCGGTGAGCTGACATTACCACCTTTCTGAAGGCTACGCTTCGCAGCCACAGATACGTAATAGGAAGACTCTCTTCGTAGGTTCCAGAGTCCACCGTGAGGACCACCACTACCTCTGTTCTCTGAGTCAACAGAACAGAGCAGTGCTGGCAAAACACAAGGAAGTGACCACATGAAAGAGGACTGTGACAGGAAACAGAGCTAACTTCCTGTCTCACAGGAAACATGGCGGTCGGTAAGCGGAGAAAAAGGCATGGAATGTGAAGCCGCAGGATTGCGAGCCAAGTGGACACcgcaatccccccccccccatcagcCAAAAGGGTTTATGTTTAGCTACAGGCGTGCAGGCCTGTTGTCAGAGTAGAATCATTACATGAACGTAATGTTCACTCTATCAAGCGCCCGCTGCGACCAAATGACATGATTGCATAGGTTGTGACTCAACAAGTGGCTGTAGTAAGGATCGTCTGGGTGGCGTGAGTGTGTAGGCTGCTTCAGAAGCTGAGACAGAAGGGTTATGTGTGACATAGTGGGCTTGGATCAGTAAGGACACACTGTACTGACTTTAAATCGCTCAAATGGGAGCACTAGTGAAAGGCCACACTGTTTGATACATCACTTGCTCTttgcttttctcctttttgcttccatttttcaTGTTCTTTCCTTGCCTTGTCTCATCTTCTCTTTTCTACTTTCCTCTTAACCTCCTTTCTCTCCACAACACATCTGTCAGTTCCTTATTTCTAGCCTATTTTCTACCCCCATTTGTCACCCATCTGTTTTGTATTCATTCAATATGTTCCCCTTTTAAGCTCCCTCTTTTTCCTTGCAGGTTGTAGCCATGTACCTGTGGAAATCTGCAGGCAATGTGCCAGAGACAGTTGCTGGCACACTGACCAGGGTGCTGACACACTTGGAGCCACTCAAATGTCAACTCGGCTAATGAAAAAGTCCCCGAAGGAGTGCAACACCACCTACATGCAGTGCCACTTTGAATCAGCTGAAGCCACAAGTGAAACCTCAGCTGCAAAGCTTGTACAGTTATGGGTATAAAGTGCAGCTTTGCTCCTTCCACACTGACTGAAAGCATGCGGAAGGTACGATCTTACACGCCAGCAGATACAGCTTCACACACGTTTACCAGAGATATGGAACAGATGAAAGTGAAAACTGTGGTTTACCTGCACTATTTCCACTGAAGTCATTAGCGAAAAGGTGCTGTCCTgaacagaccttttttttcctattcGGTAATAAATGTCGAAGCCTTACCAGTTTGTGTGCTTGTGAGCTGCAACCAGCTATTTTCTGTGTAATGTAATGTCTGCAGTTCTGATAGCTGACATATAGGGCATGTGAACCATCTCTAATCACTAAGGTAAGTAGCCCTAAAGCTTCAGCTTGGTCATGTCTGGAGATTTGTGCTGAGTTAGAGCAATGTGGTTAGgacagaaaatgtgcaaacttGTCATTAGCTTTACACCAGCTCAGCATGTCTGCACACTTAACAACGGCGTGTGGTTGAGCGCATATAGCTCCAGGTGCGATGGCAAGACAACAAGGGGCAGCAAAAGACCTCTTGCTGGGATCACAAAGCCATCAAAAGATAATACTTGCAGTCGGTTTCTCACCGTCGTATCAGATGTACTTCATATTCTGTGGTACAAAGTCCAACGCAGGTTCAAGTAAGTTTTTGGTGCAGAGAGAAATGTATCTGCAGCAAAGAGCATCAAACACTATCAAGCACACAAAGAAACGTGCTTTAGACAagtataaacaaagaaaaacagctgcacAGACTGCTTACAGACGTAAGGTAGAGTTGGGGGCCTGCAGCCATGTTGTCCTAATGTACATAAAATCAAATAGCACATAGAAGTGATGTTTAATCCAACTAAGAACTCATAATATGCTCTTTAAGTGGtccacaattttattttagcagctACCGAGGTTTTCAAGTTCaaaaatgcattatttatcTGATGTTGTATTTAAGGGCTCTGTATAAAAAGGCCCCGTCTGTGGGGGTCAGTCAGCTCATTGAGCAAACTAGCTGCTAGTTATGTGTTATGAAAATATGTTTCAAGATGGTgtcactaaaacaaagaaagaaaagtatgGTCTACAAAAGAAGTCTTTCAGGAAGCCTAGGAGAAGGAGCATCCATGAGAGAAAATCCCCCCCTTCAGTCTGGGTTTTGACCTTTGGAAGACTGCATACTTTTAACTTGCACAAATGCAACATAGTAAACGTAAAGAAAATATCCTGTCAGCACAattaaaaacctctttaatAACATTACAACTGCTGTCTTGTTGGGGTTTTGTGAACAGAAGGTTAAACAGACAATATGGAACCACATCAGGACTTCATTTGACTCATCACAGGATTCagttgtgaaataaaataaatgctatGACTTGAACCACGGCCATGTGTAAAACTTTCTTGTAAACAAAATTTCAGCTTTACTAATCAAAACATATTGTGTGTAACTTTAAGGTATCTGTCCTTCCTGATGAGTACTATGCGTATATAGTGAGGATCTTTTGCTGCAaccaacaagaaaaaataactcTAACATTTTTGCTAAACAGCAAAAATGTTCTATATTGcatattcaaaacaaaagcaatctCAAAGTGATATGCAAAGTGAACAACTTTGAAGAAAGAAGTAGAAAAATACACATCAACATGAGCACATTTACAAAGTGATCTGAACAGAATGTGATGACttcatgtgtttgcagtttGATAGGTTATCATCAGCCCCAATATTGAACTGACCAGTGATAATCACTGACCTATTTACCAAAGTCAATACAGCAATGATTACAAAAAGcagttgaaataaacaaaaagaccaaGCACAGGAAATCTAGCACCTCtggcctttttttattattatttacaccatcagaataaaaataacgacaaaaaaaggcacagtcctgtgaaaaagaaatgattgtTGTCATTAATGTTCTGTAGCAGCGAGCAGCACACCACAGTGCCTCAGGTTTGTCTGGTGAGCACAGCACAAATGTGTCACTGTTAGCGAAGATGCAAAAAGCAACCTGTTTGGCCACAACTTCtggtttttaaactaaaaatggaAACTGACCTTAGGATATGGTTCAAGCCCAAAATAGATGGTTTCTggtttcttcctctctgctttcttctactttcctgtttctttttttttttttaacttgctcCTTTAGGCTTCTTAATTTTCACACTTATAATGTGGCTTAAAAAAGGTGTCTTTCATAGTTATGTCAACTTAAATctgcaacaaaaaggaaaaagaaaaggccaGCACCCTTCAAACTCTGGAAACCTATTAGCCTGAATAGTAGTCAATGACTTCCAGGAAAGTACTTCTTCAAAATAGTAATTACCAGATGCAGAGTTGAGTGACCATAATaaaggacagaaggacagacaaaaaaacacaagtcattCAGGAGCAAATCTGTCTGTAATTGTATTTGCTGACTGCCTCTTGGCGGGGTTGCCTTTTCCCAATCCTCTGCAAGCAATCTCAGAACAACCAAACTCAATTTTCCTACGTAAAACACATACACTAAACACACAAAGCTGAACTTGGACTTTAAAGAGGATGCTGATCGGTTGAGGTGAGGATTGATTGCTCACACAGAACATCCGGCAAACTGATAAATAGTTTGAACAAACGATGTGAATCAGCAAACCCTCTGACACTCTTAGATCGTCCATCACCGTGATCGTGTGCGACCACTGCCATGTTAGACGAGCAGCAGATTGGCTATTAGTGAACTTCCTGCTGCATTGTGTCCACACAGGAAGAGCTGGCCAGTCCTGATACTGATCCCACCGATGCCCCTGGTTTACAGGCAAAACACTGCAAAAGGAGACCCTGCTAGGTGCAGAGCAAGGGACCAGCTGGAGAAAACAGTGGGTTCATGAGCCACAACTTCCTAATCAAAACTCTAGACTGACTGGGCAAAACAAGAGGAAAGAGGAAAGAGCTGTACCCGGTCCAGGTAGCTATTCCAGATTCCagattccaaaaaaaaaaaatcacctcatTATGGATCCTAACAAAGAAGACCGgttgagaaaataataaatcatagACTTTCCCCTTAAGATTAACTAGCATTTACATCTTTGGCaaattactcaaaaaaaaaaaagaaaaaagaaacttggcTGAATAAGTAAGTGACTATATAATTTAATGTTAGTTTGACTGCACAGTGTTTAGCAAAAGTCAATATCGGTTTTTCTACAGCCGATgctgatctttagaaatcagagcagctgatgctaaaaaacaacacaaagatgttttttggCCAATATGTATTTCATTTAACaaagtttaactaaaattatTTATCTTAATTAAACCTATATTTAGCAATCTTTAGAAGAACTTGggcacttaaaaataatatataaaacagcattcttgcttaaaaatactaaattgtGGCCTACAGTCTGCTGGTTGTATCAGCTATTGTTGCATCctcattttcctacttggtaattAAAATTGTAAAAGGTGTGGCTGATGCAATTTTTTTATAGGCCATAAATAAGCCTATAAGAAAATGACACTTGACATTATTTTAGACCTgcaagatttttgaaaaaaaaagctgacagcaTTGACAGATGACTAACTGGATGATGACAGCTCCTTTAAAATAGTGTCTCAGCAGTAAGGTACAACAGCAATGCTAGGTCTGTGTTCACATGTTGCACTCTCTCCCGTGCTTGTTGATTATCTGACTCAGACTTGAGCAGCTCGTGTGTATAGACAGGGACTGGGTTGTGCTGGCTAAGCTTACCATGCTAAAATATGTGCATGTGTTGCTGTGTGCAACACAATGTGAGTCTGTAAATGCACAGAGCTGTGTCTGTGGAAGGTGGATATTTTTGCCTCTGATCAGCACAGGCGCTGGGCTGGGCTGCTGCCTGCTCTCCGTGGATAAAGATGCAGTGTGTGCATCACGGCTAGGAGCCGGCGTGGCAGCCTGGGTCTCCGAGCCCGACCCATCGCTGCATCCTCGGGGGTTGTTGTTGGAGATATATTTATAGGCTTGTAATTCCATTAAACTGGCAAACATGGGGACACCCCCAGGCTGTTTTATGGCCAGAAGTTGATTCCAACAAGTTAAACGCTTTCTTATAAAAAACTTCCTCCTTGTGTTGTTGGTTGTTTTACTGATTGTATTAATTCCTGTTTATAAGAAGgggaaaaatatgaaagaaaaaaaaagttgataacATCAAAATCTCAAACATCAAtgaaacgtttaaaaaaaaaaaagaagaaagtacGCCCACATCGTCTGAGTACTGTCTGTTCTCGAAAGTGCAAATCTGCAGCACCAAAGAGAATCGTACTGAGCAGCAATGATGTCTCCAAAATGAAAGGGGCATTTTCTGGAGATtaacatttgaagaaaaaaaaaaagaaaaagtaaaatgggGTCAAATTGTCAAAAATTGGATAACTGATGCTAACATTTTAGCTCGAGTCTGATTTTGATTGTGGCTAAAAACATCATGCATTTGAAAAATTATCTCTACTAATAAAAGCAAATGATTTGGTTCCAAATTACTGATACCAGataattttccttttaattattttgagatATGAGCAAAAATCCATTAAGCTGTGCTTCTGCATGCAAAGCTGCAAGGCACCTGTGTGTTTTCAAGTCTTAAAATTGGTATGAGTCATAGcacctaacaaaaaaaaagatgaaaaagaaaatctgagaaACCTTAAGAAACCTCATGAAATGCAGGAAACCATTATTCCATTTTATCAAAAAGTACCTTTTTATTGAGCTAAAGAAAAGCCTGATGGCTGTTGTATGTTCAACAAAATGTTGCTAGCAATTATTTGTGCacttatgttttaaatgattatgaATTTCCTTgttattcagctttttaaaataatacattagTGCCATTAGGTAGAGACACAATTTATATAGACAATATTATGAGAAGAGCTAAGACCaacaatcacaaacaaaaacttgtgtGTCCATTTGTAACCTGCAGACTTGACTACTGCAGGCTGTTTAAGCTGGGTGCCCAAAGAGTTCCCTAAAAGTCTTCCAGATGATCCAGATCCTTATCTACACGCCGTCCGTAACCCTCACCACCCCACAGGAACACTGCTCTGAAGTTGTTGTCTTGTCGTTCCTCGAATGTCTAACACTAAAACGGAAGGCAGAGCTTTGAGTTTTCAGGGTCTGGAATCAGCTTCCTGTCTTGTTTTAatctggatttgttttattacGTACTCTTAACATTTATTATTCTCACcaagtttgtaacttttatatattCATCCATTtcgcattcttttttttatttaattagagatattaatacatatattttatcttaatttaaatttatcttaaaTCAAAGCCTATTTGATTTTATcttgattttatcttttatcttgtgttttcaATTGTTCTGCACTTTTGAGTTTCACTTATGTTTGAGAAGGGCTGTATGAATTAATTGAACTGATCTGAAATAACAACAGTAATTCACTTCCTGCTCAGAGTGGACAGAAGAGGAAGGatgttgaaaaatgaaggaAACGGTAGAAGGGGAAGAAGCCACTGAATCTCACGTCACGCTCGGTGTTGCTTCCTCTGCGAATGACATCACTACCCTGGTGCTGCATACCTCGTGCTGCTTTCAAAGCACCCACTTCCTGTCGGTCTGGGCCTGAAATCTGCAcctctttaaaaaaggaagatgagCAGCTTGAAGAAAGTAGAGATAATAATTCCTGAAGATAGAGAAGATAATGGCTGTATCACACCAATTTACTTAAATATCATATTACAACATGACACTAATATGGAAACAAATATTCCTAAatagaggttttattttatttagatggGGCAAAATTTGATTGAggttaaatattgttttacataaaaaataaactaaaaacaagctATTTTCTAAGTGACtgattaaatgtaatttttcattatttaccTCAATTGGGACATGAATGAATCATTAGGAGACAAATGAGTCTGAATGTGGTTGCACATAAAATCAGCCTGACTGGCTTTGCTCGAGTCAAACGAAGGATTTTTACATTGATGTCAGGCAGAGTCCTGAACATGGACGAAATCTGGCTGTAAAAATAGCTACATCTAATGACGACGCTTGACCTGGAAAGTTCTGACAGAACGACACTGTGCCAAAAATAGTTTTGATCAATTTACGCACGTGATTAACCTCAGGTAACCTCACCTCTGACCTTTGTAAGGTGCTTCTTCAGTAAACACGTCATCACGAAAGAATCctacaaaacaaagagaataGAGATGCAATGTTGCAACACCGAAGCAACACTCCCTGAGGGCGGTGCGGTCGTGCTGCTTTCCcctttgaccttaaaaaaaaactattttgtcaCCAAGCCAACAAAACTCATGCCATAGAGCAAATCagtgctttcatttttattattgcctgctgacAAAGGAggaggtgggcgataatgtatttgcccgtgtctctgtgtgtttgtttgtcggTGCTACATGTAtgagcaaaatgtctcataaatcactgaacagatttcagtgaaactttcaggacaaAGACAACAGTCATGTTGTCTTTGGAtgtataactgattaacttttggccctgatacagttcaagatggccaccactgccaTGTGACTGTAGCAAATCCAAAAATGTCTGTTACTCAGTCTATTTAACATAGAccgagctaaaatctggtgtggttgtagttggaagtcattcacaacatatgctctgagtgtgacatcttgagattatttttaaggtttgaccaaaatggctaaagtATAtctctatcatttctcaacataagatgaccttagtctaaaattctagcctgaaaggcggtgggtgatatggattctttcaaggaatgctaggtcttcaATTGAAGATATGAATTTTCACTGATgagtgtacatgtgtgtgacaCAGGGCCTGACTGAGTGTGTGATGGTGTGATAATGCCAGGCCAGTCTGACAGGCACCGTACATAATCGCCTCGGGGCAGGAATTGCACAACAATGTGGGTACTGGTAATGCCTGTGGTTTGGGGCCCATAAGCAGCGAACAGTTCCATAAAATTTTTGCACTCCACTGTCTCCGTGCGTCTGCATCCAGCTCACATTCGTATACAAGTGGAGAGAAATTGACGGGATGAAATTTTCACACATGGAAGAATTACACTTCTCGTCTGGGTGGTGAAATTCTTTCAAATATGTAACAGTTCCTCCTCTCACATCATAAAACAATGCTGAGGTCTTCCTGTAAAACTTTGACTGATGAGAAGTTGTGATAGTATACTCTGTGAAACTGCCTGCCAAAGCCTGGGCATAGccacaaccaaaacaaaccatcACG encodes the following:
- the foxo1a gene encoding forkhead box protein O1-A, with translation MAEAAHQQQQPHLVEIDPDFEPLSRPRSCTWPLPRPEFINPGDSNTSSPVPSVKQEPGGNADFINNLSLLEKDEDFSEEKPVILCGEFQCQENCVHQQPPQQQQQHHQQHHPQLPHQQQQQQQVPLLSTPVGSSPSAAAAAAAAAAQRKSSSSRRNAWGNMSYADLITKAIESSPENRLTLSQIYDWMVKSVPYFKDKGDSNSSAGWKNSIRHNLSLHSRFIRVQNEGTGKSSWWMLNPEGGKSGKSPRRRAASMDNNSKFTKSRGRAAKKKLTLQGGPDGGADSPGSYSKWPGSPNSHSNDDYDAWSSFRPRTSSNASTLSGRLSPFVPEDDLGEAEVHMGYPGAPGPKMTATLPSLTEMTGSLGHSSENVMENLLDNLNLLSPNNSQVGGGATTPGSSQSSPSPMMQPSPGYPAYSSPSMGSQSQQDYHKCVYGQAGMNALPSMPLQTLSESKPSFGSSMGQYNCPAGLLKELLTSDNDQHGELMPSVDTVVSQSSGGCMLPPYNSSQHAVKLMAGGNSHPHGLSHPHPHNVHSQASATSPAMNGRLLMSLSYSGGTTRLPTAKSPMQMPYGLPGHLSGGGMPGSFCPLNTNGYGRAGMSAPLHAEKLPSDLDDMSIEKFEFDMETVLHDTLMDGDSLDFNFEPVVTQQSFSHGVKTTTHSWVSG